A genomic region of Anopheles aquasalis chromosome Y, idAnoAquaMG_Q_19, whole genome shotgun sequence contains the following coding sequences:
- the LOC126579860 gene encoding uncharacterized protein LOC126579860 isoform X1, which translates to MSYIGNASDVEQEKNLSEYRRQRSSSNLIASSAKQSVGSPKMSDVLWNDKRTGRAAVNASDDDDSEVSDSENFLAKGAFLLTPSHELSMDRAALICEKMNFKGCFSLTKTATGILFKFSNPEDYQAVFKKGFHKVTGARFYKKIAIPCRPQKTFMLYVFDVPEDLPEEDIRHSLYRFNSVVEVVRLVVHYQKPSIQQDPGQPMHAAAAGTAPQKPQVPKLPTAKPIDEQDVALQKESPPPPIRITLASLDEYNHLLQNGLDFYGATFFPTEAQLPPHAAKIATKRGARMIDGSIPGRVRELLPVFDAAGFSKIPPPASKTIKPRP; encoded by the exons atgtcctACATCGGTAACGCGTCGGACgtggagcaggagaagaaccTGTCCGAGTACCGGCGCCAGCGCAGCTCCAGCAACCTGATCGCGTCGAGCGCTAAACAGTCGGTCGGCAGCCCGAAGATGTCGGACGTGCTGTGGAACGACAAGCGCACCGGCCGGGCGGCGGTGAAcgcgagcgacgacgacgactcggaGGTGTCGGACAGCGAGAACTTCCTCGCCAAAGGTGCGTTCCTGCTGACGCCGTCGCACGAGCTGTCGATGGACCGGGCCGCCCTCATCTGCGAAAAGATGAACTTCAAGGGGTGCTTCAGCCTCACCAAGACCGCCACCGGCATCCTGTTCAAGTTCTCCAACCCGGAGGACTACCAGGCGGTCTTCAAGAAGGGCTTCCACAAGGTGACCGGCGCGCGCTTCTACAAGAAGATCGCCATCCCGTGCCGGCCGCAGAAGACGTTCATGCTGTACGTATTCGACGTGCCGGAGGACCTGCCCGAGGAGGACATCCGGCACTCGCTCTACCGGTTCAACTCGGTGGTCGAGGTGGTCCGGCTGGTCGTGCACTATCAGAAGCCGTCGATCCAGCAGGACCCCGGCCAGCCCATGCATGCCG cagcggccggTACCGCACCGCAAAAGCCACAGGTGCCGAAGCTACCGACTGCCAAGCCGATCGACGAGCAGGACGTGGCGCTGCAGAAGgagtcgccaccgccaccgatccgGATCACGCTCGCCTCACTCGATGAGTACAATCACCTACTACAGAACGGGCTCGACTTCTACGGGGCTACATTCTTCCCCACCGAGGCCCAGCTGCCACCGCACGCAGCCAAAATAGCGACCAAGCGGGGAGC GCGCATGATCGATGGTAGCATCCCGGGGCGGGTACGGGAGCTGTTGCCCGTGTTCGATGCGGCTGGATTCAGTAAAATTCCGCCACCGGCCTCGAAGACGATTAAACCGCGCCCATAA
- the LOC126579859 gene encoding glycosaminoglycan xylosylkinase homolog isoform X2 has protein sequence MHYLQSTFAPRKLVEPRKHGSPRSPASSRTTNQSHNPLGESFNNAHLVQAAIVQNATTLKPEFRNKHTSYFRIRQAILNTFRLQPYNSSTIWKTVNAWPKRNEVIPALEPKLGSVLAALRREPIRGVKKSRRGTQLKLVLELSGPQYVLFKPRWYEREEIINGTVYSGKDRHNAEIVSFHLAVMLNLRSAPIAVGRSISLRDHLPLVDEELRQTMLVIDGRQCIYGSCHYCRQSEPVCDDPQTGTLDGAILYTIPGKLVKYRSPWQRTYNTERKAEWETNGGYCTLVNRTLSPAILLDLIDAAVFDFLIQNGDRHHYETRDGRLLLLDNGKGFGNPFVDHLDILAPLYQCCMIRDTTWKRLKLFSGGALTDLLREIDRLDALQPLLTEAHYLALERRLLYVFSTVQLCTQKHGNKMFK, from the exons ATGCACTATCTACAATCAACGTTCGCACCACGCAAGCTGGTGGAACCGCGAAAGCATGGCTCACCTCGatcaccggccagcagcaggaccaccaACCAGTCGCATAACCCATTAGGGGAGAGCTTTAACAATGCCCACCTGGTGCAGGCGGCTATAGTGCAGAACGCGACCACCTTGAAGCCGGAATTCAGGAACAAACATACCAGCTACTTCAGGATACGGCAAGCCATTCTCAACACCTTTCGCCTGCAACCGTACAATAGTAGCACGATTTGGAAGACGGTGAATGCG TGGCCCAAACGGAATGAAGTGATTCCGGCGCTCGAACCAAAGCTGGGTAGTGTGCTGGCCGCGCTACGGAGGGAACCGATCCGGGGGGTGAAAAAATCCCGCCGCGGAACGCAGCtgaagctggtgctggaactgTCCGGCCCGCAGTACGTACTGTTCAAACCGCGCTGGTACGAGCGGGAGGAAATCATCAACGGTACCGTTTACTCGGGCAAGGATCGTCACAACGCCGAAATCGTGAGCTTCCATCTGGCAGTGATGCTGAACCTGCGCTCGGCGCCCATCGCGGTGGGCCGTTCGATTTCGCTCCGGGACCACCTACCGCTGGTGGACGAGGAGCTGCGTCAAACCATGCTAG TCATTGATGGTCGGCAGTGTATTTACGGCTCGTGCCACTACTGCCGCCAGAGCGAACCGGTGTGCGATGATCCGCAAACCGGTACGCTCGACGGTGCCATCCTGTACACCATTCCGGGGAAGCTCGTGAAGTACCGTTCCCCGTGGCAGCGCACCTACAACACCGAGCGGAAGGCGGAATGGGAAACGAACGGAGGCTACTGTACGCTGGTCAATCGTACGCTGTCGCCCGCCATACTGCTGGACCTGATCGATGCGGCGGTGTTCGATTTTCTAATACAAAACGGTGACCGCCATCACTACGAAACGCGCGACGGCCGGTTACTGCTGCTCGACAATGGTAAAGGCTTCGGTAACCCGTTCGTCGACCATCTGGACATTCTGGCACCGCTGTACCAGTGTTGCAT GATCCGGGACACCACCTGGAAGCGGTTGAAGCTCTTTTCCGGGGGCGCACTGACCGATTTACTGCGGGAGATCGACCGACTCGATGCACTGCAGCCCCTGCTAACCGAGGCACACTATCTGGCACTTGAGCGGCGCCTACTCTACGTCTTCAGCACGGTGCAACTGTGCACGCAGAAGCACGGCAATAAAATGTTCAAATGA
- the LOC126579984 gene encoding cytochrome c oxidase copper chaperone, producing the protein MGNSLTSTVPSVAAAGALEDSAKAKPKCKACCACPETKKARDACIMEHGEEKCSELIEQHKQCMRDMGFNI; encoded by the exons ATGGGAAACTCGTTGACCTCTACAGTGCCATCGGTTGCCGCGGCTGGGGCCCTGGAGGATTCGGCCAAAGCGAAACCAAAGTGCAAAGCTTGCTGCGCCTGTCCGGAGACGAAAAAGGCGCGTGATGCATG CATCATGGAGCACGGTGAGGAGAAGTGCAGCGAGCTGATAGAGCAGCACAAGCAGTGTATGCGCGACATGGGTTTCAACATTTGA
- the LOC126579858 gene encoding serine--tRNA ligase, mitochondrial: MLPKCMGRMLLFLVTRRPLFSHPSRRMSYHRFDLQQPTYNTDYLLDPANADEIEGNIRLRKGVGDIRLVHELQQRLQEAATDESRRQLADRLQTELGKLPNQTHPRLLSYEGKPRLVRRYNEPHVDRASTDNRPHYEFGDICKRMNLYRMESLGNFTGHRSYYLLDELAELEHALIGYTVERLLQEQFRLISVLDLLPARIIESCGMSTTGTRNQVYKVTGQQDALRDDTLCLSGTSEMALAGYFAGRVLPADRLPLRLAAVSRCYRAETSALHEEKGIYRVHQFTKVEMFAICAPHQSASVLRQFRDIEVSLFERLGLPFVVLDMPACELGAPAYRKYDIEAWMPGRQMYGEISSCSDCTDYQARRLGIRVDRAQQQPLYAHTVNGTACAIPRMLIALLENFQNEDYTVSIPEPLQRHMHGKKVLRRRKVLPELKLTKRLQQEELACTV, translated from the coding sequence ATGCTACCAAAGTGTATGGGCCgaatgctgctgttcctggtgaCGAGACGGCCACTGTTCTCGCACCCGTCTCGCCGAATGTCGTACCATCGGTTTGATCTGCAACAACCGACCTACAACACGGACTACCTGCTCGATCCGGCCAACGCCGATGAAATCGAGGGTAACATACGGTTGCGCAAGGGCGTTGGTGATATTCGGCTGGTCCATGAGCTCCAGCAGCGGCTACAAGAAGCGGCAACGGACGAGTCACGTCGGCAACTAGCCGATCGCCTACAGACCGAGCTGGGTAAGCTGCCCAACCAAACACATCCCCGGCTTCTATCGTACGAAGGCAAACCACGGTTGGTCCGGCGATACAACGAGCCACACGTGGATCGGGCAAGCACCGACAACCGGCCCCACTACGAGTTCGGTGATATCTGCAAACGGATGAACCTGTACCGGATGGAGTCGCTGGGTAACTttaccggccaccggtcctACTATCTGCTGGACGAACTAGCCGAACTCGAGCACGCCCTCATCGGCTACACGGTGGAGCGGTTGCTGCAGGAACAGTTCCGGCTCATCTCCGTACTGGACCTGCTGCCTGCACGGATCATCGAGAGCTGTGGTAtgagcaccaccggcacccggAACCAGGTGTACAAGGTCACCGGACAGCAGGACGCCCTCCGCGACGACACGCTCTGCCTGTCCGGCACGTCGGAGATGGCGCTGGCAGGCTATTTTGCCGGGCGCGTACTGCCAGCGGACCGGTTGCCCCTCCGGCTGGCAGCAGTAAGCCGCTGCTACCGGGCGGAAACGTCAGCGCTGCACGAGGAGAAGGGCATCTACCGGGTGCACCAGTTCACCAAGGTGGAAATGTTTGCCATCTGCGCGCCACACCAGTCGGCTAGCGTGCTTCGGCAGTTCCGCGACATCGAGGTCAGCCTGTTCGAGCGGCTCGGCCTACCGTTCGTGGTGCTCGATATGCCGGCGTGCGAGCTGGGTGCACCGGCCTACCGCAAGTACGACATCGAAGCGTGGATGCCGGGCCGCCAGATGTACGGCGAGATCTCGAGCTGTAGCGACTGTACCGATTATCAGGCGCGCCGGCTCGGAATCCGGGTCGACCgtgcgcagcagcaaccactgtACGCCCACACAGTCAACGGGACGGCCTGTGCGATCCCGCGGATGCTGATCGCCCTGCTCGAAAACTTCCAGAACGAGGACTATACCGTCTCGATACCGGAACCACTGCAGCGGCACATGCACGGCAAGAAGGTGCTGCGACGGCGGAAGGTGCTGCCCGAGCTGAAACTCACCAAGCGGCTCCAGCAGGAGGAGCTGGCGTGTACCGTTTGA
- the LOC126579855 gene encoding nitric oxide-associated protein 1, which yields MLQQHVRSWAVRSWIRASSRTTTPQRYGSYTATQSTDPAYERWKDKILYSSYLESNVLKLGYRRNKILESKMRQQEKERLRTAARVSPFPVALRQLQEGDQTGTDLQSTDCAAEENTLSPYQMPYEQRGIPVRRSTGEVVDDPEPTLSTGSWMSDYEYYDEAEQEGDERVSFYGTPDPHTAASQIPCGGCGALLHCIDPSIPGYLPSQLFKDKSKEQLTHTICQRCHFLKHYNVAINVSVSSEDYIELLLSIRSKRALALLLVDLTDFPCSIWPGMADILGPNRPVIVAGNKVDLIPRDCPGYLENVRQCLTQSMIESGFARTNIKHVALISASTGYGIEELITKLHNVWGTRGDVYLVGCTNVGKSTLFNALLRSDLCKVQATDLVQKATASPWPGTTIRTLKFPILRPSDYRLYLRTQRLQQQRQALPKQTRSTGEPPASLIGHIGSTFQRPREESFDSFSVTQRNGANVPILTLNEKSETYAQSKWCYDTPGVVHPAQILDLLTTEEILLAVAKRTISPRAYLLRKGMTLLVAGLGRLDYLDGPESVRVMVYAAPTLPTLIAYTADAGELYSDLLGSPLLAVPFGSEERLKRWPALRASPDILLLGTAGKHIAAGDIVLSSAGWVAVHLPTQSEATFRAWTPDRRGVYTRQPSLLPHGLLLRGKRIRGSLSYRSKT from the exons ATGTTACAACAGCATGTACGGTCGTGGGCGGTTCGGTCTTGGATTCGTGCCTCATCACGCACCACAACGCCCCAGCGCTATGGATCCTACACGGCGACGCAGTCCACCGACCCGGCCTACGAACGTTGGAAGGACAAAATTCTGTACAGCTCGTACCTGGAAAGCAACGTCCTGAAGCTAGGCTACAGGCGGAACAAGATACTCGAGTCGAAGATGAGGCAACAGGAGAAAGAGCGCCTAAGGACGGCGGCACGAGTCAGCCCCTTCCCGGTCGCATTGAGGCAGCTGCAGGAGGGCGACCAGACAGGTACCGATCTGCAATCGACCGATTGCGCCGCTGAGGAAAACACCCTCTCACCGTACCAGATGCCTTACGAGCAGCGCGGAATCCCGGTACGGCGTAGCACCGGAGAAGTAGTGGACGACCCCGAACCAACGCTGTCGACCGGTAGCTGGATGTCGGACTACGAGTACTACGACGAGGCCGAGCAGGAGGGTGACGAACGGGTGTCGTTCTATGGTACACCCGATCCCCATACGGCCGCCTCCCAAATCCCGTGCGGTGGATGCGGGGCCCTGCTGCACTGCATCGACCCTAGCATTCCCGGTTACCTGCCCAGTCAGCTGTTTAAGGATAAATCGAAGGAACAACTGACG CACACCATCTGCCAGCGGTGCCACTTTCTGAAGCACTACAACGTCGCGATTAACGTGTCGGTCTCGTCGGAGGATTACatcgaactgctgctgtcgatacGCAGCAAGAGAGcgttggcgctgctgctggtggacctGACCGATTTCCCCTGTTCGATCTGGCCCGGTATGGCGGACATACTGGGCCCGAACCGTCCGGTGATCGTGGCCGGCAACAAGGTTGATCTCATCCCGCGCGATTGCCCCGGCTACCTGGAGAACGTGCGCCAGTGTCTAACGCAGAGCATGATCGAGTCCGGGTTCGCACGCACCAACATCAAGCACGTGGCCCTGATATCGGCCAGCACGGGCTACGGCATCGAGGAGCTCATCACGAAGCTGCACAACGTGTGGGGTACGCGCGGTGACGTTTATCTCGTCGGTTGCACCAACGTGGGCAAGAGCACGCTCTTCAATGCGCTGCTCCGGTCGGATCTGTGCAAAGTGCAGGCGACCGATCTGGTGCAGAAAGCCACGGCAAGCCCGTGGCCTGGCACAACCATCCGCACCCTCAAGTTCCCCATTTTGCGGCCGTCCGACTATCGGCTGTACCTGCGCACGCAacgcttgcagcagcaacgtcagGCACTGCCCAAGCAAACCCGCTCAACCGGCGAACCACCGGCTTCGCTGATCGGGCACATTGGCAGTACCTTCCAGCGGCCAAGGGAAGAATCGTTCGACAGCTTCTCCGTGACGCAGCGGAACGGTGCCAATGTGCCGATTCTCACGCTGAACGAGAAGAGCGAAACGTACGCCCAGAGCAAATGGTGCTACGATACGCCCGGTGTCGTGCATCCGGCCCAGATACTGGATCTGCTCACGACGGAAGAGATCCTGTTGGCCGTGGCGAAGCGAACGATCAGCCCCCGGGCCTACCTGCTGCGGAAGGGTATGACACTGTTGGTCGCTGGCCTTGGCCGGCTCGACTATCTCGATGGTCCCGAGTCGGTACGGGTGATGGTGTACGCGGCCCCGACACTCCCCACCCTGATCGCCTACACTGCCGATGCTGGCGAGCTGTACAGTGATCTCCTCGGTTCGCCACTGCTGGCCGTGCCGTTCGGGAGTGAGGAGCGGCTGAAACGATGGCCAGCACTGCGTGCCTCGCCCGACATACTGCTGCTCGGGACGGCCGGGAAGCACATTGCCGCCGGTGATATCGTGCTGTCCTCGGCCGGGTGGGTTGCGGTGCACCTACCCACCCAATCGGAGGCCACCTTTCGCGCCTGGACGCCTGACCGACGTGGGGTGTACACAAGGCAACCGTCGCTACTGCCGCAcggtctgctgctgcgcggCAAACGGATACGCGGTTCGCTAAGCTATCGCAGCAAAACGTAA
- the LOC126579860 gene encoding uncharacterized protein LOC126579860 isoform X2, with translation MSYIGNASDVEQEKNLSEYRRQRSSSNLIASSAKQSVGSPKMSDVLWNDKRTGRAAVNASDDDDSEVSDSENFLAKGAFLLTPSHELSMDRAALICEKMNFKGCFSLTKTATGILFKFSNPEDYQAVFKKGFHKVTGARFYKKIAIPCRPQKTFMLYVFDVPEDLPEEDIRHSLYRFNSVVEVVRLVVHYQKPSIQQDPGQPMHAAAGTAPQKPQVPKLPTAKPIDEQDVALQKESPPPPIRITLASLDEYNHLLQNGLDFYGATFFPTEAQLPPHAAKIATKRGARMIDGSIPGRVRELLPVFDAAGFSKIPPPASKTIKPRP, from the exons atgtcctACATCGGTAACGCGTCGGACgtggagcaggagaagaaccTGTCCGAGTACCGGCGCCAGCGCAGCTCCAGCAACCTGATCGCGTCGAGCGCTAAACAGTCGGTCGGCAGCCCGAAGATGTCGGACGTGCTGTGGAACGACAAGCGCACCGGCCGGGCGGCGGTGAAcgcgagcgacgacgacgactcggaGGTGTCGGACAGCGAGAACTTCCTCGCCAAAGGTGCGTTCCTGCTGACGCCGTCGCACGAGCTGTCGATGGACCGGGCCGCCCTCATCTGCGAAAAGATGAACTTCAAGGGGTGCTTCAGCCTCACCAAGACCGCCACCGGCATCCTGTTCAAGTTCTCCAACCCGGAGGACTACCAGGCGGTCTTCAAGAAGGGCTTCCACAAGGTGACCGGCGCGCGCTTCTACAAGAAGATCGCCATCCCGTGCCGGCCGCAGAAGACGTTCATGCTGTACGTATTCGACGTGCCGGAGGACCTGCCCGAGGAGGACATCCGGCACTCGCTCTACCGGTTCAACTCGGTGGTCGAGGTGGTCCGGCTGGTCGTGCACTATCAGAAGCCGTCGATCCAGCAGGACCCCGGCCAGCCCATGCATGCCG cggccggTACCGCACCGCAAAAGCCACAGGTGCCGAAGCTACCGACTGCCAAGCCGATCGACGAGCAGGACGTGGCGCTGCAGAAGgagtcgccaccgccaccgatccgGATCACGCTCGCCTCACTCGATGAGTACAATCACCTACTACAGAACGGGCTCGACTTCTACGGGGCTACATTCTTCCCCACCGAGGCCCAGCTGCCACCGCACGCAGCCAAAATAGCGACCAAGCGGGGAGC GCGCATGATCGATGGTAGCATCCCGGGGCGGGTACGGGAGCTGTTGCCCGTGTTCGATGCGGCTGGATTCAGTAAAATTCCGCCACCGGCCTCGAAGACGATTAAACCGCGCCCATAA
- the LOC126579861 gene encoding trypsin-2-like codes for MASIGKLSTVTRTGAWMLFALHAILLCGAPACQAADPRIVGGFVADGASTRHQVSVRSKSSDVLSFGRGHICGGSLINLGTVLTAAHCLVDDRDRPRPASYFRVVGGSTARSTQNTNTFVSDVKRNVVHGNYRASGFLNDIGLLILSKQVGANHPTLQPIPLASRVPPNGTLCQTSGWGSTSFGGPSTEQLMAVNVSIIATSMCNAPDSYGGTVGYGMLCAGVWTGGKDACQGDSGGPLVCDRLLVGIVSHGIECARPRQPGVYADVATYRDWIARNGTGTVRAATWWCLLVALVTFLGRR; via the exons ATGGCGTCAATCGGCAAACTATCAACTGTCACCCGAACCGGAGCGTGGATGCTGTTCGCCCTGCACGCCATCCTGCTCTGCGGCGCACCTGCGTGTCAAGCGGCTGATCCACGAATCGTCGGAGGATTCGTGGCGGACGGAGCCAGCACTAGGCATCAG GTATCGGTGCGCAGCAAATCGAGCGATGTGCTGTCGTTCGGCCGCGGTCACATCTGCGGTGGTAGCCTGATCAATCTTGGCACGGTGCTCACGGCGGCCCACTGCCTGGtggatgatcgcgatcggccCCGCCCGGCCAGCTACTTCCGGGTGGTCGGTGGTAGCACGGCGCGCAGCAcccaaaacaccaacaccttCGTGTCGGACGTCAAGCGGAACGTCGTGCACGGGAACTACCGGGCGAGCGGATTCCTCAACGACATCGGTTTGCTCATC CTATCGAAGCAGGTGGGCGCCAACCATCCCACGCTGCAGCCGATCCCGCTGGCGAGCCGTGTTCCCCCGAACGGTACCCTCTGTCAGACGAGCGGTTGGGGCAGCACCTCCTTC ggTGGCCCATCGACCGAGCAGCTGATGGCGGTCAATGTGTCAATCATTGCCACGAGTATGTGTAACGCACCGGACAGCTACGGTGGTACGGTCGGTTACGGGATGCTGTGTGCCGGTGTCTGGACCGGTGGCAAGGACGCCTGCCAGGGCGATTCGGGTGGACCGCTCGTCTGTGACCGCCTGCTCGTCGGTATCGTATCGCACGGGATCGAGTGTGCCCGCCCGAGGCAACCGGGCGTCTACGCTGATGTCGCGACGTACCGGGACTGGATTGCTAGGAATGGAACCGGCACCGTACGCGCCGCCACCTGGTGGTGCCTGCTGGTGGCACTCGTCACGTTCCTCGGCCGTCGCTGA
- the LOC126579862 gene encoding trypsin alpha-3-like → MRFPVFARILGVVTLASSLSGVASEPDGRIIGGFEAFPDDTRHQVSLRLKHLEDRQFGRGHICGGSLIGAKLVLTAAHCLMDSLGRPLGPQNYVIVGGGTERLTQTADTFTSPVRELLVHEAYDDELSRNDIALVKLSSAVPSDHPTLVVIALWEEAPVVGTRCQVSGWGTTIAGVQESTERLMAVNVTIVAMSSCNSTDSYDGELVPGMMCAGEPGGGKDSCQGDSGGPLVCEGRLAGVVSFGYECGLENFPGVYSDVAYYREWIRVNGASAIAASVWSGLLATLLVAYYGAR, encoded by the exons ATGCGCTTCCCTGTTTTCGCTCGAATTCTTGGCGTCGTCACGCTCGCGTCTTCCCTGTCCGGTGTGGCAAGCGAGCCGGATGGTCGCATCATTGGTGGCTTTGAGGCGTTCCCGGACGATACGAGGCATCAG GTTTCACTTCGGTTGAAGCACCTGGAGGATCGGCAGTTCGGACGGGGGCACATCTGCGGTGGCAGCCTGATCGGTGCAAAGCTGGTCCTCACCGCTGCGCACTGCCTGATGGACAGTCTGGGGCGCCCGCTCGGGCCACAGAACTACgtcatcgttggtggtggtaccgaGCGGCTCACGCAAACTGCCGACACCTTCACCAGCCCGGTCCGTGAGCTGCTCGTGCACGAAGCGTACGATGATGAGCTGTCGCGCAATGATATTGCTCTGGTAAAG CTGAGTAGCGCCGTACCGTCGGACCATCCGACGCTGGTTGTGATAGCGCTGTGGGAggaggcaccggtggtgggcaCCCGGTGCCAGGTGTCGGGCTGGGGTACCACGATTGCG ggtGTACAGGAGTCAACCGAGCGGCTGATGGCGGTCAATGTAACGATCGTGGCCATGTCGAGCTGCAACAGCACGGACAGCTACGATGGCGAGCTGGTACCGGGCATGATGTGTGCCGGTGAGCCGGGTGGTGGCAAGGACAGCTGTCAGGGTGATTCGGGCGGACCGCTCGTCTGCGAgggtcggctggctggcgttgtCTCGTTCGGGTACGAGTGCGGGCTGGAGAACTTCCCGGGTGTCTACAGTGACGTTGCGTACTACCGGGAATGGATCCGGGTGAACGGTGCCAGTGCGATCGCCGCCAGTGTTTGGAGTGGGCTGCTCGCGACGCTGCTCGTTGCTTATTATGGTGCGCGATAG
- the LOC126579859 gene encoding glycosaminoglycan xylosylkinase homolog isoform X1 has translation MTRCTFYKLFLLLCLSLAIICCLNGYFMHYLQSTFAPRKLVEPRKHGSPRSPASSRTTNQSHNPLGESFNNAHLVQAAIVQNATTLKPEFRNKHTSYFRIRQAILNTFRLQPYNSSTIWKTVNAWPKRNEVIPALEPKLGSVLAALRREPIRGVKKSRRGTQLKLVLELSGPQYVLFKPRWYEREEIINGTVYSGKDRHNAEIVSFHLAVMLNLRSAPIAVGRSISLRDHLPLVDEELRQTMLVIDGRQCIYGSCHYCRQSEPVCDDPQTGTLDGAILYTIPGKLVKYRSPWQRTYNTERKAEWETNGGYCTLVNRTLSPAILLDLIDAAVFDFLIQNGDRHHYETRDGRLLLLDNGKGFGNPFVDHLDILAPLYQCCMIRDTTWKRLKLFSGGALTDLLREIDRLDALQPLLTEAHYLALERRLLYVFSTVQLCTQKHGNKMFK, from the exons ATGACAAGGTGCACCTTCTACAAACTGTTCCTACTGTTGTGCCTCTCCCTAGCAATCATCTGTTGTTTGAATGGCTATTTCATGCACTATCTACAATCAACGTTCGCACCACGCAAGCTGGTGGAACCGCGAAAGCATGGCTCACCTCGatcaccggccagcagcaggaccaccaACCAGTCGCATAACCCATTAGGGGAGAGCTTTAACAATGCCCACCTGGTGCAGGCGGCTATAGTGCAGAACGCGACCACCTTGAAGCCGGAATTCAGGAACAAACATACCAGCTACTTCAGGATACGGCAAGCCATTCTCAACACCTTTCGCCTGCAACCGTACAATAGTAGCACGATTTGGAAGACGGTGAATGCG TGGCCCAAACGGAATGAAGTGATTCCGGCGCTCGAACCAAAGCTGGGTAGTGTGCTGGCCGCGCTACGGAGGGAACCGATCCGGGGGGTGAAAAAATCCCGCCGCGGAACGCAGCtgaagctggtgctggaactgTCCGGCCCGCAGTACGTACTGTTCAAACCGCGCTGGTACGAGCGGGAGGAAATCATCAACGGTACCGTTTACTCGGGCAAGGATCGTCACAACGCCGAAATCGTGAGCTTCCATCTGGCAGTGATGCTGAACCTGCGCTCGGCGCCCATCGCGGTGGGCCGTTCGATTTCGCTCCGGGACCACCTACCGCTGGTGGACGAGGAGCTGCGTCAAACCATGCTAG TCATTGATGGTCGGCAGTGTATTTACGGCTCGTGCCACTACTGCCGCCAGAGCGAACCGGTGTGCGATGATCCGCAAACCGGTACGCTCGACGGTGCCATCCTGTACACCATTCCGGGGAAGCTCGTGAAGTACCGTTCCCCGTGGCAGCGCACCTACAACACCGAGCGGAAGGCGGAATGGGAAACGAACGGAGGCTACTGTACGCTGGTCAATCGTACGCTGTCGCCCGCCATACTGCTGGACCTGATCGATGCGGCGGTGTTCGATTTTCTAATACAAAACGGTGACCGCCATCACTACGAAACGCGCGACGGCCGGTTACTGCTGCTCGACAATGGTAAAGGCTTCGGTAACCCGTTCGTCGACCATCTGGACATTCTGGCACCGCTGTACCAGTGTTGCAT GATCCGGGACACCACCTGGAAGCGGTTGAAGCTCTTTTCCGGGGGCGCACTGACCGATTTACTGCGGGAGATCGACCGACTCGATGCACTGCAGCCCCTGCTAACCGAGGCACACTATCTGGCACTTGAGCGGCGCCTACTCTACGTCTTCAGCACGGTGCAACTGTGCACGCAGAAGCACGGCAATAAAATGTTCAAATGA